Proteins from a genomic interval of Trifolium pratense cultivar HEN17-A07 linkage group LG6, ARS_RC_1.1, whole genome shotgun sequence:
- the LOC123889859 gene encoding periodic tryptophan protein 2-like, producing the protein MNFRFQNLLGAPYRGGNAVISNNTLLLSPVGNRVSVTDLRKSETTTLPIQSSSNISRIAVSPDGTFLLAIDDNNRCLFINLRRRALLHRITFKHRVGAVKFSPDGGLIAVGAGKLVQIWRSPAFRREFFPFELVRTFADFHSKITAFDWSPDSNYLLVASKDLTARILCLKKLKGGAKYKPFLFLGHRDSVVGSFFGVDSKTNKVTKVYTVTRDCYLLSWGFTGEEEYSSAPSSPGTPERELEGDLMNVDDDGDVKKRKRKMNELEFEDGGYLCKGKWALLRKDCFNQAPAKVSACDYHRGLDMVVVGFSNGVFGLYQMPDFVCIHLLSISKEKITTALFNDLGNWLSFGCAKLGQLLVWEWRSESYILKQQGHYFDVNCVAYSPDSQLLATGADDNKVKVWNVSSGFCFVTFTEHTNAVTALHFMASNNCLLSASLDGTVRAWDLLRYRNFRIFTTPSSRQFVSLAAVQSGEVICAGTSDSFEIFVWSMRNGQLLDVLSGHEAPVHGLVFSPTNGVLASSSWDKTVRLWDVFDGKGTVETWPHSHDVLTVVYRPDGRQVACSTLDGQIHFWDPIDGLLMYTIEGSRDIAGGRLMTDRRTAANKSTGKFFTTLCYSADGSYILAGGSSRYICMYDVADQVLLRRFQITHNLSLDGVLDFLNSKNMTDAGPLDLIDDYNSDIEEGVERQTRGKLGLDLPGSMANRGRPIIQTKGLKIAPTGRSFVAATTEGVLVYSVDESFIFDPTDLDIDVTPEAVDKALNENQPSRALILSLRLNEDSLIKKCIFAVSPADIPAVVTSIPYRYLQRLIEALASLLEKCPHLEFILRWSQELCKSHANSIQQNSRNLLPSLKSLQKSITSIHQDLADTCSSNEYMLRYLCSSSASK; encoded by the exons ATGAACTTCAGATTCCAGAATCTTCTCGGAGCTCCTTACAGAGGAGGCAACGCCGTAATTTCCAACAACACTCTCCTACTCTCACCCGTCGGTAACAGAGTCTCCGTCACTGACCTCCGTAAATCCGAAACCACAACACTCCCCATTCAATCCTCCTCCAATATCTCCCGCATCGCCGTCTCCCCTGACGGTACCTTCCTCCTCGCTATCGACGACAATAACCGCTGCCTCTTCATCAACCTCCGCCGCCGTGCACTACTCCACCGTATCACGTTCAAACACCGTGTTGGTGCTGTTAAATTTTCTCCTGATGGAGGACTCATCGCTGTTGGTGCTGGTAAACTTGTTCAGATCTGGCGATCCCCTGCTTTCCGTAGAGAGTTTTTTCCGTTTGAATTAGTTAGAACTTTTGCTGATTTTCATTCTAAAATCACTGCTTTTGATTGGAGTCCTGATTCTAATTACTTGCTTGTTGCGTCTAAGGACTTAACTGCGAGaattttatgtttgaaaaaacTTAAGGGTGGTGCTAAGTATAagccttttttgtttttaggtCATAGGGATTCAGTTGTAGGTTCATTTTTCGGTGTTGATTCTAAAACTAATAAGGTTACTAAGGTTTATACGGTTACTAGGGATTGTTATTTGTTAAGCTGGGGTTTTACAGGAGAGGAGGAATATTCCTCCGCGCCTTCATCGCCGGGGACGCCGGAAAGGGAATTGGAAGGGGATTTGATGAATgtggatgatgatggtgatgtgaagaagaggaagaggaagatGAATGAACTTGAATTTGAGGATGGGGGGTACTTATGCAAAGGGAAATGGGCGTTGTTGAGGAAGGATTGTTTTAATCAGGCCCCGGCGAAGGTTTCGGCTTGTGATTATCATAGAGGATTAGATATGGTTGTTGTTGGATTTTCTAATGGTGTGTTTGGGTTGTATCAGATGCCGGATTTTGTGTGCATTCATTTGTTGTCCATATCAAAAGAGAAGATAACCACTGCTTTGTTTAATGATCTTGGAAATTGGTTGTCCTTTGGCTGTGCGAAACTCGGTCAGCTCCTTGTGTGGGAATGGAGGTCTGAGAGTTATATTTTGAAGCAGCAGGGTCATTACTTTGATGTCAATTGTGTCGCATATTCACCCGACTCTCAACTCCTTGCTACTGGTGCAGATGATAATAAAGTGAAG GTTTGGAATGTTTCCTCGGGCTTTTGCTTTGTTACATTTACTGAGCACACTAATGCTGTTACGGCTCTGCATTTTATGGCAAGTAACAATTGCCTGCTCAGTGCATCTCTTGACGGGACTGTTCGTGCGTGGGATTTATTACGTTATCGGAATTTTAGAATATTTACTACCCCTTCTTCAAGACAGTTTGTTTCTTTGGCAGCAGTTCAAAGTGGTGAAGTGATATGTGCGGGCACTTCAGATTCCTTTGAG ATTTTTGTTTGGTCGATGAGAAATGGCCAATTGTTAGATGTGCTTAGTGGTCACGAAGCTCCTGTTCACGGGCTAGTATTTTCTCCAACAAAT GGTGTCTTGGCTTCATCATCATGGGACAAGACTGTTCGGTTGTGGGATGTCTTTGATGGAAAAGGAACAGTTGAAACATGGCCTCACTCACATGATGTTCTCACAGTTGTTTATCGTCCAGATGGAAGGCAGGTAGCTTGCAGTACATTGGATGGGCAAATTCATTTTTGGGATCCAATAGATGGTTTGCTGATGTATACTATAGAAGGTTCTAGAGATATTGCTGGAGGTCGTCTTATGACTGACCGTAGAACGGCTGCTAACAAAAGTACAGGGAAGTTTTTCACAACCTTGTGTTATTCAGCTGACGGAAGCTACATATTAGCTGGGGGAAGTAGCAGATATATCTGCATGTATGATGTTGCCGATCAG GTATTGCTGCGACGTTTCCAGATAACTCATAATCTTTCGTTAGATGGAGTACTTGACTTTTTAAACTCAAAGAATATGACTGATGCTGGACCTCTAGAtttgattgatgattataaCAGTGACATTGAAGAAGGTGTTGAAAGACAAACACGAGGGAAATTAGGATTAGATTTACCAGGATCCATGGCTAACCGTGGAAGACCTATTATTCAAACAAAAGGCCTTAAAATTGCCCCTACTGGGCGGAGTTTTGTCGCAGCAACGACTGAGGGAGTTTTAGTTTATTCTGTGGATGAATCGTTCATATTCGATCCAACTGACCTAGACATAGATGTCACACCAGag GCTGTTGATAAAGCTCTTAATGAAAATCAACCAAGTAGGGCATTGATCCTTAGTCTTCGCTTAAATGAGGACTCTCTCATTAAAAAGTGTATCTTTGCTGTTAGTCCAGCGGATATCCCAGCAGTTGTCACATCAATCCCATACAGATATCTCCAGCGATTAATTGAGGCACTAGCATCTCTTCTAGAAAAGTGCCCACATTTGGAGTTCATACTTCGATGGTCTCAG GAGCTCTGTAAATCCCATGCAAATTCTATTCAGCAGAACTCTAGAAATTTGCTCCCATCACTAAAATCGTTGCAGAAATCCATTACTAGTATACATCAGGATCTTGCCGATACATGCTCCTCCAATGAATATATGCTGCGATATTTATGCTCTTCTAGTGCCAGTAAATAA
- the LOC123891597 gene encoding outer dynein arm-docking complex subunit 2-like, with amino-acid sequence MVEDAVAVDASCSTEDWLLHAKELVPIALDKAREVKGFPTRWKMIISRLEQIPSMLSNLSSHPCFSKNALCKEQLQAVSNSLRDAIKSAELCLKEKYEGKLQMQSDLDALIGKMDLNLRDCGLLIKTGMLGEATLPLTVASVSGSVEQSDSAAHNNIRELLARLQIGHLEAKHKALDSVVEVMKEDEKNVLAVMSRSNIAALVQLLTATSTRIREKTVTVICSLAESGSCEDWLVSEGVLPALIRLVESGSAVGKEKAAISLQRLSMSAETSREIVGHGGVCPLVELCQTGDSVSQAAAACSLKNISAVPEVRQVLAEQGIVRVMINLLTCGMLLGSKEYAAECLQNLTASNESLKRSVVSEGGVRSLLAYLDGPLPQESAVAALRNLVGSVSETTLVSLGLLPRLVHVLKSGSSGAQQAAASAICRVCSSTEMKKLVGEAGCIPLLVKMLEAKPSSARGISAQALASLMTVSYNRREVKKDDKSVPNLVQLLDPSPQNNAKKYAVTCLGLISSSKKCKKLMISYGAIGYLKKLTEMDIPGAQKLHERLERGKLRSLFGKK; translated from the coding sequence ATGGTGGAAGATGCTGTTGCAGTTGATGCAAGTTGTTCAACAGAAGATTGGTTGTTACATGCAAAGGAACTTGTTCCTATTGCTCTTGATAAAGCAAGAGAGGTTAAAGGTTTTCCTACTAGATGGAAAATGATCATTTCTAGATTAGAACAGATTCCATCCATGTTATCAAATTTATCAAGCCATCCATGTTTCTCAAAGAATGCTCTTTGCAAGGAGCAATTGCAGGCTGTGTCCAATTCCCTCAGAGATGCGATCAAATCAGCTGAATTGTGTTTGAAGGAGAAATATGAAGGTAAGCTTCAGATGCAGAGTGATCTGGATGCATTAATCGGGAAAATGGATTTGAATTTACGAGACTGTGGACTTTTGATCAAAACTGGTATGCTCGGCGAGGCTACTTTGCCGTTGACAGTGGCATCTGTGTCAGGTTCTGTGGAACAATCAGATTCTGCAGCACACAACAACATAAGGGAGTTGCTCGCGCGCCTTCAGATCGGTCACTTAGAAGCGAAACACAAAGCTTTGGACAGTGTTGTTGAAGTTATGAAAGAGGATGAGAAGAATGTTTTGGCTGTTATGAGTAGGAGTAATATTGCTGCACTGGTTCAATTGCTTACAGCAACATCAACAAGGATAAGAGAGAAAACAGTTACTGTTATATGCTCGCTTGCCGAATCAGGTAGCTGCGAGGATTGGTTAGTTTCTGAAGGTGTTCTTCCAGCTCTTATAAGACTTGTTGAATCAGGAAGTGCTGTAGGTAAAGAAAAGGCTGCGATATCGCTTCAGAGGTTATCAATGTCAGCTGAAACATCGCGTGAAATAGTCGGACATGGTGGCGTGTGTCCGCTTGTTGAGCTTTGTCAAACCGGCGATTCCGTTTCGCAGGCTGCAGCAGCTTGTTCATTGAAGAATATTTCAGCTGTTCCTGAGGTGAGACAGGTTTTGGCTGAACAAGGGATTGTTAGGGTTATGATCAATCTGTTAACTTGTGGAATGTTGTTAGGTTCCAAAGAATATGCAGCAGAATGTTTGCAGAATCTCACTGCAAGCAATGAGAGTCTAAAAAGAAGTGTTGTATCCGAAGGCGGTGTTAGGAGTCTTTTAGCTTATCTTGATGGTCCACTTCCTCAAGAATCCGCGGTCGCGGCGTTAAGGAATTTGGTTGGATCGGTTTCTGAGACAACTTTGGTTTCATTAGGATTACTTCCTCGTTTGGTTCATGTTTTGAAATCCGGATCATCAGGAGCACAACAAGCAGCTGCATCAGCAATCTGCCGAGTTTGCAGCTCAACTGAGATGAAGAAATTGGTTGGCGAAGCCGGTTGCATTCCCCTCCTTGTTAAGATGCTTGAGGCTAAACCAAGTAGTGCTAGAGGAATTTCTGCACAAGCATTAGCAAGCTTGATGACTGTGTCTTATAATAGAAGAGAAGTTAAGAAAGATGATAAAAGTGTGCCGAATTTGGTTCAGTTGCTTGATCCTAGTCCTCAAAACAATGCAAAAAAATATGCAGTTACTTGCCTTGGATTGATTTCTTCAAGTAAGAAATGTAAGAAACTAATGATCTCATATGGTGCTATTGGATATTTGAAGAAACTTACTGAGATGGATATTCCAGGAGCTCAAAAGTTACATGAGAGATTGGAAAGAGGGAAATTGAGAAGTTTGTTTGGCAAGAAATAG